The Epinephelus lanceolatus isolate andai-2023 chromosome 14, ASM4190304v1, whole genome shotgun sequence genome has a window encoding:
- the nxpe3 gene encoding NXPE family member 3: MCRNLSKYALIFLFLALSGLIFLLRNIHTVENWNCHTVSALYQLQSRIQSSFVPENLPTFHHNRTFCAHLGQKPSPEDELEERYLLDSIAWPGPPPRSAPTSLRQTSDPVHSLFAILPTKGGREWHLGDQLEVLVQMHDFQGRPKRYGGDFLLARLHSPEVGAGVAGKVLDHRNGFYSTMFPLLWEGTAHVEITLVHSSEAVAVLRRLREERPDRVFFKSLFRLGFLSETTVCNMCLPPDQQPLCNYTDLYTGEPWYCYKPKMLSCDTRINHAKGGYLKHLITNKEALLFQSGVNIKVHIHASGPDRIIVLPPRKDKVEVENSSIKPEPIKLEPSGYYYEDTWRPLNGVTMRQFNESSATTQCLKNKVINMYGDSTVRQWFEYLIALVPGLKEFNLHSPKNVGPFMAVDSTHNILLKYRCHGPPIRFSTVMSRELRYISNELDNLSGGPNTIVVLSIWAHFSTFPVEVYIRRLRHIRRSLVQLLDRAPGTIVVIRSGNLQALDQEVSLYNSDWYSLQLDMVLRSMFKGLNVLLVDAWQMSSAHHLPHALHPPQVIVKNMIDMLLSYVCPEKTKSKDN; the protein is encoded by the exons ATGTGCCGAAATCTGTCCAAATATGCCCTCATCTTTCTCTTCTTAGCCCTGTCTGGCCTCATCTTCCTGCTGCGCAACATCCACACTGTGGAG AACTGGAACTGCCACACCGTCTCAGCCCTCTACCAGCTCCAGAGCAGGATCCAATCATCCTTCGTCCCAGAGAATCTCCCCACTTTCCATCACAACCGCACCTTCTGTGCCCATCTGGGCCAGAAACCCTCCCCTGAAGATGAGCTGGAAGAGCGCTACCTTTTGGACTCTATTGCCTGGCCTGGGCCTCCGCCTCGCTCTGCGCCAACCTCCCTGCGCCAGACGAGCGACCCCGTCCACAGCCTGTTCGCCATCCTTCCCACTAAGGGAGGAAGGGAGTGGCATTTGGGCGACCAGCTGGAGGTACTCGTCCAAATGCATGACTTCCAGGGGCGCCCCAAACGCTACGGTGGGGATTTCCTTTTGGCCAGACTGCACTCCCCGGAGGTTGGAGCAGGTGTAGCAGGTAAAGTGCTGGACCACAGGAATGGATTTTACTCCACTATGTTCCCGCTCCTCTGGGAGGGGACGGCACATGTTGAGATAACACTGGTGCACTCGAGCGAGGCTGTTGCTGTGCTGCGACGGCTGAGGGAGGAACGGCCTGATAGAGTGTTTTTTAAGAGCCTGTTTCGCCTGGGCTTCCTGTCTGAAACTACTGTGTGCAACATGTGCCTCCCCCCTGACCAGCAGCCTCTGTGCAACTACACAGACCTTTACACAGGAGAGCCCTGGTACTGCTACAAGCCGAAGATGCTCAGCTGTGACACCAGAATCAACCACGCCAAAGGAGGCTATCTGAAACACCTCATCACCAACAAAGAAGCATTGCTCTTCCAGAG TGGTGTAAACATTAAAGTTCACATACACGCTTCAGGACCCGACAGAATCATCGTGCTGCCTCCCAGGAAAG ATAAAGTAGAGGTAGAAAACAGCAGTATAAAACCAGAACCTATTAAGCTAGAACCATCTGGATATTACTACGAGGACACATGGAGGCCATTAAATGGCGTTACAATGCGCCAGTTCAATGAATCATCTGCCACCACTCAGTGTTTGAAGAACAAGGTGATCAACATGTACGGAGACTCGACCGTCAGGCAGTGGTTTGAGTACCTCATTGCTTTAGTACCAG GTTTAAAGGAGTTCAACCTGCACAGTCCTAAAAACGTCGGGCCTTTCATGGCGGTGGACAGCACCCATAATATTCTCTTGAAGTACCGCTGCCATGGCCCACCCATCCGCTTCTCCACTGTCATGTCCAGAGAGCTGCGGTACATTTCAAATGAGCTGGACAACCTCTCTGGGGGTCCTAACACCATCGTCGTCCTCAGCATCTGGGCCCATTTCAGCACCTTTCCTGTGGAGGTGTACATACGGCGGCTCCGTCACATTAGACGCTCGCTGGTGCAGCTTCTGGACCGAGCGCCTGGGACGATCGTTGTGATCCGCTCGGGCAACCTCCAAGCCCTGGACCAAGAGGTGAGCCTGTACAACAGCGACTGGTACTCCCTACAGCTCGATATGGTGCTGCGGTCCATGTTCAAAGGACTGAACGTGCTGCTGGTGGACGCCTGGCAAATGAGTTCAGCTCACCACCTTCCTCACGCCCTCCATCCTCCTCAAGTCATTGTCAAGAACATGATAGACATGCTTTTGTCTTACGTTTGCCCAGAAAAGACAAAGAGCAAAGACAACTGA